A window of Vibrio gazogenes genomic DNA:
GCAAACTTCGATTTAATTTCTCAACTTATCTCCCAAAATGACCTCGAATTCTGTTGTGTTATAGATTCTATCGATAACTTAAAAATGCTCGACAAATACTTCTCAGATAAAGGACAACAACTTAATGTCTTAATTGAACTTGGTGTCTCACACGGTCGTTGCGGATGCAGAACACAGGACCAAGTCCACGACTTACTTAATGCGCTTGATATTAGTCCATCAATAAAACTGGCAGGTTTAGAGTTTTATGAAGGCGTGATTCACAGTACCAACGCTGAACAGGATGTAAGGGCGTTTATTAAATATGCCGCAAATATATTTAAATCTGACGCTTTTCAGTCCCGACTTACAACAAAGAACCCAATCTTTACTGGCGCAGGTTCAGCTTGGTATGACATAGTCTGCGAAGAGATGCAGTCCGCCAACTTACCACCTAATACGGCACCGATTATTAGACCAGGTTGCTACGTTGCACATGATGTTGGGATTTATAAAGACGCTCAAAATAACGTATTAAAAAGAAATGAGATTGCCTGTGGGCAGTCGAGCCAACTCGAATCGTGCTTAGAATTATGGGCATACGTCCAATCAATACCTGAAGATGGCGTGGCAATTATTGGCTTTGGCAAACGAGACTCAGCTTTTGATGCAGGTTTACCCATCCCTAATCTGCACTATAAACCCGGCGCGGCTCACCCAAAAAAAGTGCCATCAAGCTGGTCTATTACCGATGTGATGGATCAACACGCCTTCATGGTGTTTCAAGGTGAATTACAGGTTGGCGATTTGATTAGTTTTGGCACGTCTCATCCATGCTTAACATTTGATAAGTGGCGTGAAATCAATGTAGTAGATGATCATTTTAATGTAGTCGATAAGTATCGGACTTATTTCTAAAAACGTTGCATAAGCACTCTTTTAATCAAACAGGGTGCTAATGCCTACATTATTAGGGGCTATTGATCTTTCATGGTTGAATTTTGTTCAATCTGAACGGGTATTGATCGCGGCGCGGGGCATGCCGCTTCGCTATCCTAAGCAAATGACCCGCAACAAAGAGCAAGACACGTTCAGATGAACCCTCTGGGCAGCATTTGTCGCTAGTTTAAGAGAGGAAACCAATCCATTATCGGTAAAAAAGTAATGACCTTTTTGTAGCTGTTCATTGACCTCTTCCAAAGTATGCACAATCAGACCCAGCGGTGCGCTT
This region includes:
- a CDS encoding amino acid deaminase — protein: MQNVRNYQTNSVIPEKGYCLETDNQYPNILREEVSLPALVMDKTKLLNNINWMQRFADTYHVHLAPHGKTSMTPEIFKLQINAGAWGMTVANAIQASAAYHSGVNRIIMANQLIGKANFDLISQLISQNDLEFCCVIDSIDNLKMLDKYFSDKGQQLNVLIELGVSHGRCGCRTQDQVHDLLNALDISPSIKLAGLEFYEGVIHSTNAEQDVRAFIKYAANIFKSDAFQSRLTTKNPIFTGAGSAWYDIVCEEMQSANLPPNTAPIIRPGCYVAHDVGIYKDAQNNVLKRNEIACGQSSQLESCLELWAYVQSIPEDGVAIIGFGKRDSAFDAGLPIPNLHYKPGAAHPKKVPSSWSITDVMDQHAFMVFQGELQVGDLISFGTSHPCLTFDKWREINVVDDHFNVVDKYRTYF